atgctgcgccttgatcagcagattgatcaactcggcctgctgcgccttgagcgatggcttcagtagcctgatcaactcgacctgctgcgccttgagcgatggcttgatcagcgtcttgatcaagttgaagtccacatgtgacggttgaactagGGCGTGTACAGCGTCTAGATTCAAagtcgaccactccagctttcaaactcgtaacggccTGCGGTTACAGCCCCGCCATATGAGctatgatgacagccatcaaggctgagttgacccctgcagtggaccaagcctataaataggctagtcattccttgcattagGAATAGAGCACAATCAGAACAACATATTCACAAGTATCATACActctgcatagtctttctttccgaagctctgccctctcctccatccagttcgccggagctctgttgattgcagtgctgcttcaccagagacgtagccattttatctttggggacgacacgccaaaccgagagcactaccggggcgtatctcgtcttacAGAAAGAGGACTCCTCAACTCGGCTAAACGCTTTTACGGTTTTACAGTAtcgatttcattgtaattttcagtttcagttcttccttccttcttgggttgtattacgcccggtattgtttatctcttgtaattccagcaCTATCCCCAACATATAATACTACAAGACATACTCATAACTCATAAGACCCGGTCatagaataaaaataaaccATAATTTCATTGCATGTGTCAATCACATAATATATAAGTTCTACCTTCAAAtacttttccttttttcttttcaatccCAAATACTACTATATTCACTACCATACCTAATATAATTTCTTATACGTACCAAATAGAAACTCGAAGGGAACTTGTGTTTGTTGTAACGTCTAATCAAACATTAGTAAACACGGCAAAAACCTTATTaagaaaaacaatttaaaaaagggaagaaagaaaggttgtgaGTGGTGAGCCCCCACCCTTCTTTTTCATGCCACTAATCGTGgcatatatttattaattttttccaaCTTATCTCACATGGAAGAAGACTTGGAAAAAATGAATATGATACccatctcaatctcaatctcaatctcaatctcaaaaattatatataaattcatatatttacacctatatatatatatacatactctCTCAAAAAATGATCATACCACACATATGTACATATAAATGGGAAGAAAAAACATTGAAGTGGAAGGTGCAACATCTTCATCAACTGAATGTTGTATGTGTGGGGATCATGGCGTCTCTTCAGAGCTCTTCTTATGTGGCGCCTGCGGATTCCGATCACAACACAAGTAATCAATTTACTAAATTTTGTTAGTTTGTTTTAATCGAATCGAGTTTGAGTGCAAACTCTATAGTATATTGTAATAGTTCTAAACTTTGATTTGAATAGTTGgatttcaagatttgatgtcAACGGAGGACAAACTACGTCCACGTAAAATGTTATCCATTGACATTTTCCGTTAACATCAAATCATGAAATCTAAcgatccagatcatagttttgAGTTTGTAGAAAAAATGTGGTATAACTATTTACTGACTATACATAAATGTGGTAGATATTGCAGCAATTTGTACCCCGGAGCTCAATCGTACGACATTTGCAACTGGTGCATCAACCGAAAAGGGGAAGAGACGACAAAATCGTTGCAAAATTCGTCCCACAAAACGGGTCATCGCGATGTGATGAAGATCAAAAAGGGTAAGATCGACATTAACCATAAAGAGAGAAGAACAATTGAGAAGGGAAGCAAGGGGCAGAATAAACCAGCGGTGGCTGCGCCGCCGCCATTGGCCGGAAGGAAGAGGGTGACGAGCGATC
This DNA window, taken from Salvia splendens isolate huo1 chromosome 18, SspV2, whole genome shotgun sequence, encodes the following:
- the LOC121776028 gene encoding uncharacterized protein LOC121776028 yields the protein MGRKNIEVEGATSSSTECCMCGDHGVSSELFLCGACGFRSQHKYCSNLYPGAQSYDICNWCINRKGEETTKSLQNSSHKTGHRDVMKIKKGKIDINHKERRTIEKGSKGQNKPAVAAPPPLAGRKRVTSDRGGVSGERRIVKPVFRNKVRRYKLLDEVSS